The Bacteroidota bacterium genome includes a region encoding these proteins:
- a CDS encoding DNA translocase FtsK yields the protein MAETKKSSKKTKKSSLAFLKDERFKKITGVLMVLISFFLLVSFASYLVTWKQDQSLIIDHPWKQVFNTSIDVKNHLGNLGAVVSHQFIYYWYGIASFAFVIWFFTLGINIFFSKRVFNNAVIIGEGVVIMIWTSIMLGFFLNNASFAFGGAFGVGTADYLESILGKIGAILILTATLVIYLILFTKFNFSFLLNVFKNKPKVTDADPLTEDDVLVANELSENKESKENIFIPPVYTSRTDIEDPVQMELKKVDPVKDVVSPIALELDEPVIAETLDEIDNENTEELPLDIEEGQEEKIALENQHYNFDPILDLPNYKYPGVELLEEYGSETVSINTEELERNKDQIIGTLNNYNIQISKIKATIGPTVTLYEIIPAAGVRISKIKNLEDDIALSLAALGIRIIAPIPGKGTIGIEVPNVNKETVSMRSQISSEKFQSAKMDLPVCLGKTISSENYIADLTRMPHLLMAGATGQGKSVGINAILISLLYKKHPSQLKFVMVDPKKVELSLFSTIEKHFLAKLPGEEDAIITDTRKVVHTLNALTIEMDTRYELLKNAQVRNIKEYNTKFMKKKLNPKEGHQFLPYIVLVIDEFADLIMTAGKEVEMPIARIAQLARAVGLHCVIATQRPSVNIITGTIKANFPARIAFKVASKVDSRTILDASGAEQLVGRGDMLLAIGSDMIRLQCPFVDTPEVDKVVDFISDQPGYPEAFQLPEFIDEQAQKEKAEILDGERDSLFEEAAKIIVQHQQGSTSLIQRRLKLGYNRAGRLMDQLEAAGVVGPNAGSKAREVLFNDITQLEQYLQNLD from the coding sequence ATGGCAGAAACTAAAAAGTCGAGTAAAAAAACAAAGAAAAGCAGTTTAGCTTTTTTAAAGGATGAGCGTTTTAAAAAGATCACGGGTGTGCTTATGGTGCTCATCAGTTTTTTTCTGCTGGTTTCCTTTGCCAGTTATCTTGTAACCTGGAAACAAGATCAGAGTTTGATCATCGACCATCCTTGGAAACAGGTGTTCAATACCTCGATTGATGTAAAAAATCACCTTGGCAACTTAGGCGCTGTTGTAAGTCATCAATTTATCTATTATTGGTATGGCATTGCAAGTTTTGCATTCGTAATATGGTTTTTCACTTTGGGTATCAATATATTTTTCAGCAAACGCGTTTTTAATAATGCAGTTATTATTGGCGAAGGAGTGGTAATTATGATCTGGACCAGCATCATGCTTGGGTTCTTTTTAAACAATGCCTCCTTTGCATTTGGTGGAGCCTTTGGTGTTGGCACGGCCGATTATCTGGAAAGTATATTAGGTAAAATTGGTGCAATACTTATTCTCACCGCAACCCTTGTAATTTATCTCATTTTATTCACAAAATTCAATTTCAGTTTTCTCCTTAATGTTTTCAAAAACAAACCCAAGGTTACAGATGCAGATCCTTTAACCGAAGACGATGTGTTGGTTGCGAACGAATTATCTGAAAATAAAGAATCCAAAGAAAATATTTTTATTCCGCCTGTGTATACCTCACGCACTGATATTGAAGATCCGGTGCAAATGGAATTAAAAAAAGTGGACCCTGTAAAGGATGTAGTTTCCCCAATTGCTCTGGAATTAGATGAACCGGTAATTGCCGAAACATTGGATGAAATTGATAATGAAAATACCGAGGAACTTCCTTTAGATATTGAAGAAGGTCAGGAAGAAAAGATAGCCCTGGAAAACCAGCATTACAATTTTGACCCAATACTTGACCTGCCTAATTATAAATATCCCGGAGTGGAACTTCTGGAGGAATATGGCAGTGAAACCGTTTCCATTAATACAGAAGAATTAGAGAGAAATAAGGATCAGATCATCGGCACTTTAAATAATTACAATATTCAGATCTCAAAAATAAAAGCCACTATTGGCCCTACAGTAACATTATATGAGATAATTCCGGCAGCAGGGGTGCGTATCTCAAAAATTAAAAATTTGGAGGACGATATTGCATTAAGTCTTGCAGCCTTGGGTATCAGGATTATTGCACCAATTCCAGGGAAGGGAACCATTGGTATTGAGGTTCCAAACGTAAACAAAGAAACCGTTTCGATGCGCAGCCAGATCAGCTCCGAAAAATTTCAGAGTGCAAAAATGGATCTGCCTGTTTGTTTGGGAAAAACCATTTCAAGTGAAAATTATATTGCAGATCTTACCAGAATGCCGCATTTATTAATGGCAGGAGCAACCGGTCAGGGTAAATCGGTTGGTATAAATGCAATTTTGATATCTCTTTTATACAAAAAGCACCCTTCGCAATTAAAATTTGTGATGGTGGATCCTAAAAAGGTGGAATTGAGTCTATTTTCCACCATCGAAAAACATTTTCTTGCAAAACTTCCGGGTGAGGAAGATGCCATTATTACCGATACACGAAAAGTGGTGCATACTTTAAATGCGTTAACTATTGAGATGGATACCCGGTACGAATTGCTAAAAAATGCACAGGTTAGAAATATTAAGGAATATAACACCAAGTTTATGAAGAAGAAACTGAACCCGAAAGAGGGTCATCAGTTCTTACCATATATAGTACTAGTAATTGATGAATTTGCCGACCTGATCATGACGGCAGGAAAAGAAGTAGAGATGCCTATTGCAAGAATTGCGCAATTGGCCAGGGCAGTAGGTTTACACTGCGTGATCGCAACACAAAGACCTTCCGTTAATATTATTACAGGTACAATTAAGGCGAATTTTCCGGCAAGAATAGCATTCAAGGTTGCAAGTAAGGTGGATTCACGCACCATTTTGGATGCCAGCGGAGCTGAACAATTGGTGGGTAGAGGAGATATGTTGCTTGCAATTGGAAGCGATATGATAAGATTACAATGTCCTTTTGTTGATACTCCGGAAGTTGACAAGGTGGTGGATTTTATATCAGATCAACCAGGTTATCCCGAAGCTTTCCAATTACCCGAGTTTATTGATGAACAGGCACAGAAGGAAAAAGCGGAAATTTTGGATGGCGAACGCGATTCGCTTTTTGAGGAAGCTGCAAAAATCATAGTTCAACATCAACAAGGTTCCACTTCATTAATTCAGCGCAGATTAAAGCTGGGATACAACAGGGCAGGGCGTTTGATGGATCAGCTGGAGGCTGCAGGAGTGGTTGGCCCGAACGCAGGAAGCAAAGCAAGGGAAGTTTTATTTAACGATATCACACAGTTGGAACAGTATTTGCAAAATCTCGATTAA
- a CDS encoding outer membrane lipoprotein carrier protein LolA, which yields MKKIIAYSFILFLGTQVAFAQTSDAAAVKLLKSVSQKYGGFKTMQMDLSLIVENLDSKSKETKTGKVMSKGNMFIAELGNQKLFCDGKTLWTYLKDVNEVQINNFEKGQDIMTPNDIFKIAEKDYLAYMGEKVTEGGKSLQIIELTPKNKSLSFSKIKMYVNTSDNSVMKGVVFDKNAIHYTYSISNFKSNVEMSNSSFTFDKTKYPGVEVIDLR from the coding sequence ATGAAAAAAATCATTGCATACTCGTTTATTCTGTTCCTGGGGACACAAGTTGCTTTTGCACAAACTTCTGATGCAGCAGCTGTAAAATTATTGAAATCTGTTAGTCAGAAATACGGCGGATTTAAAACCATGCAAATGGACCTTTCCTTAATTGTTGAAAATTTGGACTCTAAAAGCAAAGAAACCAAAACGGGAAAAGTGATGAGTAAAGGCAATATGTTCATTGCGGAATTAGGCAATCAAAAATTATTTTGTGATGGTAAAACATTATGGACTTATCTGAAGGATGTAAACGAAGTGCAGATCAATAATTTTGAAAAGGGTCAGGATATTATGACTCCTAATGATATATTTAAAATAGCGGAAAAAGATTATCTCGCATATATGGGAGAAAAGGTAACTGAAGGCGGAAAATCCTTACAGATCATTGAACTCACTCCAAAAAATAAAAGTTTGAGTTTCAGCAAAATAAAGATGTATGTGAATACTTCTGATAATTCTGTTATGAAGGGTGTGGTGTTCGATAAAAATGCTATTCATTACACTTATTCCATCAGTAATTTCAAATCAAATGTTGAAATGTCAAACAGTTCTTTCACTTTCGATAAAACGAAATATCCGGGAGTAGAAGTAATTGACCTCAGATAA